From the Arthrobacter sp. PM3 genome, one window contains:
- a CDS encoding trehalase-like domain-containing protein, whose product MPTRLNQSLADSALLTKSLPLGLLRAFVQTDAADDGLTPQLLAELKILARTPGLLVACNYGGTLCAAEGISTETLPLGSAAIALRALAALPNTHAAVVSGRSLRDLAAVSRLPAEVHLVGSHGAEFDMGYAHSLSLATESVLQQVHQALAETVGAYRGITIERKPVAVSVHTRSAAPDIVALATRQASDIARAHGLHFIVDGSVLDLSVIEPSKAKALEHLRSVLGVSAALYAGDASSDELAMATLRGPDMAVRVGEGPTVASHRLRDPESFARVLAILFELRRAWLFGEDAVGLERHSMIGNGSSTALITPDAKICWMSHPLPDSGSLFAHLLGGDAAGHFSVEPVKSSQVLGQRYVDSTMIVETRWADVTVTDYLEPAPEGITSLVRVLSGTGTARIVFAPRPDYANAPFSMEARGSELHVVGTADPIILLAPGVSFAITSDGRHATATGDVDLRDGPVVLNLRCGDTEPQPAVADDETGRRSAVAHHSRRWVHELKLPGVKPSLVRRSALVLRALVHEPTGAVLAAPTTSLPEGIGGTRNWDYRYCWLRDGSMTVNALVDLGSTAEAEGFLAWLGRILAHAPGPEWLHPLYSVTGAPLSTEAIIESLPGYAGSRPVRIGNAADHQVQLDVFGPIAELIDALSTRQGALSDAHWELMVQMAAAVLARWHEADHGIWEARRAPRHHVYTKVMCWVALDRALRTAARHGREPVPAWESTAATIREEVLREGWDDSASSYTVAYDSPDLDAAVLHIGLSGLLDVGDPRFLATVTAVERELRVGPTVFRYRYDDGLPGLEGGFHICTTWLIEAYIAVGRIEEAWDLFDQLVNLFGPTGLLPEEYDPGTETHLGNHPQAYSHLGFIRCARLLDEHQRN is encoded by the coding sequence ATGCCAACACGGCTTAACCAGTCACTTGCCGACTCCGCCCTACTGACCAAGTCGCTGCCGCTGGGCCTGCTCCGGGCCTTTGTGCAGACTGACGCCGCCGACGACGGGCTGACGCCCCAGTTGCTGGCCGAGCTCAAGATCCTGGCCCGCACCCCCGGGCTGCTCGTGGCCTGCAATTACGGCGGAACGCTCTGCGCGGCGGAAGGCATCTCGACCGAGACCTTGCCGCTGGGCAGCGCGGCGATCGCCCTCCGCGCCCTGGCCGCGCTGCCCAATACCCATGCCGCCGTTGTTTCCGGCCGGTCGCTGCGCGATCTCGCCGCGGTCTCGCGGCTGCCCGCCGAGGTGCACCTGGTGGGCTCGCACGGGGCCGAGTTCGACATGGGCTATGCCCACAGCCTCTCGCTGGCCACGGAGTCCGTCCTGCAGCAGGTCCACCAGGCGCTCGCCGAGACGGTCGGGGCCTACCGGGGCATCACGATTGAACGCAAACCGGTCGCCGTCTCCGTGCACACCCGGTCCGCCGCGCCGGACATCGTTGCCCTGGCCACCCGGCAGGCGTCGGACATTGCCCGGGCGCACGGGCTGCACTTCATCGTGGACGGCTCGGTACTGGACCTGTCCGTCATCGAGCCTTCCAAGGCCAAAGCCCTGGAGCATCTGCGCTCGGTGCTCGGCGTCAGCGCCGCCCTCTATGCCGGCGATGCCTCCAGTGACGAGCTGGCCATGGCCACGCTGCGGGGCCCGGATATGGCGGTGCGCGTGGGGGAGGGCCCCACCGTGGCGAGCCACCGGCTCCGGGATCCGGAGTCCTTCGCCCGCGTCCTGGCGATCCTGTTCGAACTGCGGCGGGCGTGGCTGTTCGGCGAGGACGCGGTGGGCCTGGAACGGCACTCGATGATCGGCAACGGCTCCTCCACCGCGCTGATCACACCGGACGCGAAGATCTGCTGGATGAGCCACCCGCTGCCCGATTCAGGGTCGCTGTTCGCCCATCTGCTCGGCGGAGACGCGGCCGGCCACTTCTCCGTGGAACCGGTGAAGTCCTCGCAGGTCCTGGGTCAGCGCTATGTGGACAGCACCATGATCGTCGAGACGCGCTGGGCCGACGTCACGGTGACGGACTATCTGGAACCGGCACCGGAGGGCATCACCAGCCTGGTCCGGGTGCTGTCCGGCACCGGCACGGCGCGGATCGTGTTCGCCCCGCGGCCGGACTACGCGAACGCTCCGTTCAGCATGGAGGCGCGCGGATCCGAGCTGCATGTGGTGGGAACCGCGGACCCGATCATCCTGCTGGCGCCGGGGGTGAGCTTTGCCATCACCTCGGACGGCCGGCATGCCACCGCCACGGGCGACGTCGACCTGCGGGACGGGCCCGTTGTCCTCAACCTGCGCTGCGGCGACACGGAACCGCAGCCTGCGGTGGCCGACGACGAAACCGGGCGGCGCTCCGCCGTCGCCCATCACTCCCGGCGCTGGGTCCATGAGCTGAAGCTGCCGGGCGTCAAGCCGTCGCTGGTCCGCCGGTCCGCGCTGGTGCTCCGCGCCCTGGTCCACGAACCCACCGGGGCCGTGCTGGCCGCGCCCACCACCTCGCTGCCGGAGGGAATCGGCGGAACCCGGAACTGGGACTACCGGTACTGCTGGTTGCGGGACGGCTCCATGACCGTCAATGCGCTGGTGGACCTCGGTTCCACCGCCGAGGCCGAGGGCTTCCTGGCCTGGCTGGGCCGGATCCTGGCGCACGCCCCGGGCCCGGAATGGCTGCACCCGCTGTACTCGGTGACCGGGGCGCCGCTGTCCACCGAGGCCATCATCGAAAGCCTTCCCGGCTATGCGGGGTCCCGGCCGGTCCGGATCGGCAATGCCGCCGACCACCAGGTGCAGCTGGACGTCTTTGGCCCCATCGCCGAGCTGATCGACGCCCTCAGCACCCGCCAGGGCGCGCTGTCGGACGCCCACTGGGAACTGATGGTCCAGATGGCCGCGGCCGTGCTGGCCCGCTGGCATGAGGCGGACCACGGCATCTGGGAAGCCCGGCGGGCGCCCCGGCACCATGTCTACACGAAGGTGATGTGCTGGGTGGCGCTTGACCGCGCCCTGCGCACGGCCGCCCGGCACGGCCGCGAGCCGGTGCCGGCCTGGGAGTCCACCGCGGCGACGATCCGCGAGGAAGTCCTCAGGGAAGGCTGGGACGACTCAGCCTCCTCCTACACCGTGGCGTACGACAGCCCGGACCTGGACGCGGCCGTGCTGCACATCGGGCTTTCGGGCCTGCTGGACGTCGGCGACCCCCGGTTCCTGGCCACGGTCACGGCGGTGGAGCGGGAACTGCGGGTGGGACCCACCGTTTTCCGGTACCGGTACGACGACGGTCTGCCGGGCCTGGAGGGCGGCTTCCATATCTGCACCACGTGGCTGATCGAGGCCTACATCGCGGTCGGCCGGATCGAGGAGGCCTGGGACCTCTTCGACCAGCTGGTGAACCTCTTCGGGCCGACGGGACTGCTGCCCGAGGAATACGATCCCGGCACGGAAACCCATCTCGGCAACCACCCCCAGGCGTACTCGCACCTCGGCTTCATCCGCTGCGCCCGGCTCCTGGACGAACACCAGCGGAACTGA
- a CDS encoding alpha/beta fold hydrolase yields the protein MSKISPVTGHYVTVDVDGLEYKVFYLENGQGQPLVCQHTAGAHNHQWRGLLEDPEITANYRVIAYDLPRHGKSDPPENTQWWTEEYQLSADHYANFIVALVDALELVDPIFMGSSFGGNIALQLAHRFPERFDAVIPVEGADYSPGFYLDWWQHPHANAAQVCGSGTWDLMAPQSPEADRWKTWFYYTQGSEAFKGDLYFYSVDHDLRGKLGEIQTDKCAVVMMTGEYDYLTTPEDGARTASQIPDAEFIEMKAIGHFPMSENYPVFKGYLVQALDLIRAKTSVRV from the coding sequence ATGAGCAAAATTTCCCCCGTCACCGGCCACTACGTCACCGTCGACGTGGACGGCCTCGAATACAAGGTGTTCTACCTCGAAAACGGCCAGGGCCAGCCCCTGGTCTGCCAGCACACCGCTGGAGCCCACAACCACCAATGGCGCGGCCTGCTCGAGGACCCGGAGATCACCGCCAATTACCGCGTCATCGCCTACGACCTTCCCCGCCACGGCAAATCGGACCCGCCGGAAAACACCCAGTGGTGGACCGAGGAGTACCAGCTCAGCGCGGACCACTACGCCAACTTCATCGTCGCCCTCGTCGATGCATTGGAACTGGTCGACCCCATCTTCATGGGATCCTCCTTCGGCGGCAACATAGCGCTGCAGCTCGCCCACCGCTTCCCGGAGAGGTTCGACGCCGTCATCCCCGTGGAGGGAGCGGACTACTCACCGGGGTTCTACCTCGACTGGTGGCAGCACCCCCACGCCAACGCCGCGCAGGTGTGCGGCAGCGGCACGTGGGACCTCATGGCCCCGCAGTCGCCTGAGGCGGACCGCTGGAAAACGTGGTTCTACTACACCCAGGGCTCCGAGGCGTTCAAGGGTGACCTGTATTTCTACTCGGTGGACCACGATCTGCGCGGTAAGCTGGGCGAAATCCAGACCGATAAGTGCGCGGTGGTCATGATGACGGGCGAGTACGACTACCTCACCACCCCTGAAGACGGAGCCCGCACCGCCAGCCAGATCCCGGACGCAGAGTTCATCGAGATGAAGGCGATCGGGCACTTCCCGATGAGCGAGAACTACCCGGTCTTCAAGGGATACCTCGTTCAGGCTCTGGACCTGATCCGCGCCAAGACGAGCGTCCGCGTTTAG
- a CDS encoding LysR family transcriptional regulator, translating into MQQPQLDLRVLQYFVAVAEELHFGRAASRLHIAQPSLSVQIRKLEHSLGTPLLIRTSRSVYLTSAGDVLLGEAKRLLSAAERAVSLTREVASGVRGTLIVGFQANAAAELTPRILAAFKNNHPEIHVQMRSFDFADPTAGLADGGADVAFVRPPLPAADWLAMETLFIEPRVLVVASSSRFAGLSEVSVEQVVDEPFVARKAPDKWRDFWLATQARGGQPVRLGTQVATVDECFEAIMGERGIAFTQASTQRFYDRPGLSFIPVRDVPPSPLSIAWRTDVNDGLAREFVETARTLASFGGVPNLVDSRRAA; encoded by the coding sequence ATGCAGCAGCCACAGCTAGACCTGCGCGTCCTGCAGTACTTCGTCGCCGTTGCGGAAGAGCTGCATTTCGGGCGAGCCGCCTCCCGGCTTCATATCGCGCAGCCCTCCCTCAGCGTCCAGATACGGAAGCTCGAACATTCGCTCGGTACTCCCCTGCTGATCCGGACCAGCCGCAGCGTCTACCTGACCAGCGCGGGGGATGTCCTGCTGGGTGAAGCGAAGCGCCTATTATCGGCCGCGGAGCGCGCCGTTTCGTTGACGCGTGAGGTTGCCAGCGGCGTGAGGGGCACTTTGATAGTCGGCTTTCAGGCCAATGCGGCTGCCGAACTGACGCCGCGGATTCTCGCCGCGTTCAAGAACAACCACCCGGAAATCCACGTCCAGATGAGGTCGTTCGATTTCGCCGACCCCACAGCGGGGTTGGCCGATGGAGGCGCTGACGTGGCATTTGTGCGGCCGCCCCTGCCGGCGGCTGACTGGCTCGCCATGGAGACACTGTTCATTGAGCCGCGGGTCCTCGTGGTTGCCAGCAGTTCCCGTTTCGCCGGTTTGTCCGAGGTTTCGGTGGAGCAGGTTGTTGATGAGCCGTTCGTCGCCCGCAAGGCTCCAGATAAGTGGAGGGATTTCTGGCTCGCAACCCAGGCCCGCGGTGGGCAGCCGGTCCGTCTGGGCACTCAGGTCGCCACGGTCGACGAGTGTTTCGAAGCCATCATGGGTGAGCGGGGAATTGCGTTCACCCAGGCCTCCACCCAGCGTTTCTATGACCGTCCGGGGCTGTCGTTCATCCCGGTCAGGGACGTCCCGCCCTCTCCGCTGTCGATTGCATGGCGCACTGACGTTAATGACGGGCTGGCACGCGAGTTCGTGGAGACCGCCCGGACCTTGGCCTCCTTCGGAGGGGTACCAAATCTCGTCGACTCCCGTCGGGCTGCTTAG
- the trxA gene encoding thioredoxin, translating to MNKAIIKCPHCGKSNRVPAVADGRPRCGSCHRELPWVVEAGDDDFGEIAERSGVPVLVDFWAVWCGPCRMVSPVLDQLAHERAGQIKLVKVDVDHSPQLSARFAIQAVPTLMVIVDGKIVARQAGAAPAPVLRSWLEEALKK from the coding sequence ATGAACAAGGCCATCATCAAATGTCCCCACTGCGGCAAATCCAACCGCGTTCCGGCTGTCGCCGATGGCCGGCCACGCTGCGGAAGTTGCCACCGGGAGCTTCCCTGGGTGGTTGAAGCGGGCGACGACGACTTCGGCGAGATCGCCGAACGGTCGGGCGTGCCGGTACTGGTGGACTTTTGGGCGGTGTGGTGCGGACCCTGCCGGATGGTGAGCCCTGTGCTGGACCAGCTTGCCCACGAACGCGCGGGGCAGATCAAACTCGTGAAAGTCGATGTGGACCACTCGCCGCAGCTCTCCGCCAGATTTGCCATTCAGGCTGTGCCGACGTTGATGGTCATCGTGGACGGCAAGATCGTCGCGAGGCAGGCTGGCGCAGCACCCGCCCCCGTGCTGCGATCCTGGTTGGAGGAGGCCCTCAAGAAGTAG
- the clpB gene encoding ATP-dependent chaperone ClpB: MNMESLTQKSQEALAEAQRIAQQHGHTETDGEHLLAALLEQEEGLVPRLLVGMQVDVEELKGAVEAELRRKPKVTGPGAAPGQVYVSRRLGALLDAAEREAKRLKDEYVSVEHLLVALAEEGRSTAAGRVLAEHGITREAFLSVLTQVRGNQRVTSATPEQTYEALEKYGRDLVADARTGKLDPVIGRDAEIRRVVQILSRKTKNNPVLIGEPGVGKTAIVEGLAQRIVRQDVPEGLKNKTIFSLDMSALVAGAKYRGEFEERLKAVLAEVLAAEGRILLFVDELHTVVGAGASEGSMDAGNMLKPMLARGELHMIGATTLDEYRKHIESDAALERRFQPVMVEEPDVEDAISILRGLRERLEVFHGVRIQDSALVAAATLSHRYITDRFLPDKAIDLVDEACARLRTEIDSMPAELDELTRKVTRLEIEDAALSKETDPASKTRLEELRRELADLRAEADAKRAQWEAERQAIHKLQEIRGELERARQEAEEAERNYDLNRAAELRYGRLADLERRLAAEEERLTAKQGEKRLLREVVTEDEIADIVAAWTGIPVARLKQGEREKVLHLDEILRSRVVGQEEAISAVSDAIIRARSGIRDPRRPIGSFIFLGPTGVGKTELAKALAAALFDSENAMIRLDMSEYQERHTVSRLLGAPPGYIGYDEGGQLTEAVRRKTYSVVLFDEVEKAHPDIFNTLLQVLDDGRITDSQGRTVDFRNTVIIMTSNIGSQYLLEGSAEGGAITEEARSLVMGELRAHFRPEFLNRVDDTVLFAPLGLPQIERIVDLQFQQLRQRLAEQQIELHLTEEARLLIAERGFDPVYGARPLRRYISHVVETQVGRALLRGSIAEGGVVTVTASGGELVVDYSTMELEGAGTA; encoded by the coding sequence ATGAATATGGAGAGTTTGACGCAGAAGTCGCAGGAGGCCCTGGCAGAGGCTCAGCGGATAGCCCAGCAACACGGGCACACCGAGACCGACGGCGAACATCTGCTGGCGGCGCTGCTGGAGCAGGAGGAGGGCCTTGTCCCGCGCCTGCTCGTGGGCATGCAGGTAGATGTGGAAGAGCTGAAAGGTGCCGTCGAAGCCGAGCTGCGGCGCAAGCCGAAGGTCACCGGCCCGGGGGCGGCGCCCGGCCAGGTGTACGTGAGCCGCAGGCTCGGCGCACTCCTCGATGCCGCCGAACGCGAGGCCAAACGGCTCAAGGACGAGTACGTCTCAGTGGAACACCTGCTGGTCGCGCTGGCGGAGGAAGGCCGGTCCACGGCGGCCGGCAGGGTGCTGGCGGAGCACGGCATCACCCGCGAGGCATTCCTGTCGGTCCTGACACAAGTGCGAGGAAATCAGCGCGTCACCTCGGCAACACCGGAGCAAACCTATGAGGCGCTGGAGAAGTACGGCCGTGATTTGGTGGCGGACGCCCGCACTGGAAAGCTGGATCCGGTCATCGGCCGCGACGCGGAAATCCGGCGGGTGGTCCAGATCCTTTCACGCAAAACTAAGAACAATCCGGTGCTGATTGGCGAGCCGGGAGTCGGCAAGACCGCCATTGTGGAGGGACTGGCCCAGCGGATCGTCCGGCAGGATGTGCCCGAAGGGCTGAAGAACAAGACCATCTTCTCGCTCGACATGAGCGCCCTCGTGGCCGGTGCCAAGTACCGCGGCGAGTTCGAGGAGCGGCTGAAAGCGGTGCTGGCCGAGGTGCTCGCGGCAGAAGGCAGGATCCTGCTCTTCGTAGACGAGCTGCACACCGTCGTCGGGGCAGGCGCGTCCGAGGGGTCGATGGACGCCGGGAACATGCTCAAGCCAATGCTGGCCCGCGGGGAGCTGCATATGATCGGGGCCACCACCCTCGACGAATACCGCAAACACATTGAGTCAGATGCGGCTTTGGAACGCCGCTTCCAGCCGGTCATGGTTGAGGAACCCGACGTCGAGGACGCCATTTCCATTCTCCGCGGCCTGCGGGAACGGCTTGAGGTCTTCCACGGCGTACGGATCCAAGATAGTGCTCTGGTGGCTGCGGCCACCCTGTCCCACCGGTACATCACTGACCGGTTCCTGCCCGACAAGGCCATTGACCTCGTGGATGAGGCGTGCGCCCGGCTGCGGACAGAAATTGATTCGATGCCAGCGGAACTGGATGAGCTCACGCGGAAGGTCACGCGGCTCGAAATAGAAGACGCTGCACTTTCCAAGGAGACCGATCCGGCCAGCAAGACCCGGCTCGAGGAGTTGAGGCGCGAACTGGCAGACCTGCGCGCCGAGGCCGACGCGAAGAGGGCCCAATGGGAAGCTGAGCGCCAGGCGATCCACAAACTGCAGGAAATCCGCGGTGAACTGGAGCGGGCGCGGCAGGAGGCTGAGGAAGCCGAGCGGAACTACGACCTCAATCGGGCTGCGGAGCTACGCTACGGCAGACTTGCCGACCTCGAACGACGGCTGGCCGCCGAGGAGGAACGGCTGACCGCGAAACAAGGTGAAAAACGCCTACTCCGCGAGGTGGTGACGGAGGACGAGATCGCCGACATCGTCGCGGCCTGGACAGGCATACCGGTCGCACGGCTGAAGCAGGGCGAACGTGAGAAAGTCCTGCACTTGGACGAAATCCTGCGCTCCCGCGTCGTGGGGCAGGAAGAAGCGATTAGCGCGGTGTCGGACGCCATCATCCGCGCCCGCTCAGGTATCCGGGATCCCCGCCGGCCTATCGGCTCCTTCATCTTTCTCGGCCCGACCGGCGTAGGGAAGACCGAGCTTGCCAAGGCCCTGGCTGCGGCGCTCTTCGACAGTGAGAACGCAATGATCCGGCTGGACATGAGCGAGTACCAGGAGCGTCACACCGTGAGCCGCCTGCTGGGGGCGCCTCCTGGCTACATCGGGTACGACGAAGGAGGACAGCTCACAGAAGCGGTACGCCGGAAGACGTACTCGGTGGTGCTGTTCGATGAGGTGGAAAAGGCCCATCCGGACATTTTCAACACCTTGCTGCAGGTGCTCGACGACGGACGGATAACGGACTCGCAGGGCCGGACCGTCGATTTCCGCAATACCGTCATCATCATGACGTCCAATATCGGCTCCCAGTATCTTCTGGAGGGGTCGGCCGAAGGCGGGGCGATCACCGAGGAGGCGCGAAGCCTGGTGATGGGCGAGCTCCGGGCGCATTTCCGCCCCGAATTCCTCAACCGCGTGGACGATACGGTCCTGTTTGCACCCCTGGGACTGCCGCAAATCGAACGCATCGTTGATCTGCAGTTCCAACAGCTGCGGCAGCGGCTGGCCGAGCAGCAAATAGAGCTGCACCTGACCGAGGAGGCACGCCTTCTGATAGCCGAACGCGGCTTCGACCCGGTCTATGGAGCACGCCCCCTGCGCCGCTATATTTCCCATGTGGTGGAAACGCAGGTGGGCAGGGCCCTCCTGCGTGGCAGCATCGCGGAGGGCGGAGTGGTCACAGTGACCGCATCCGGAGGGGAACTAGTGGTTGACTACAGCACAATGGAGCTGGAAGGGGCCGGAACGGCATGA
- a CDS encoding chaperone modulator CbpM, translated as MSQVYALAYPWRLNLETVARSSGVHPDVVMRFVQLDLLRPLDDDAPGGPWFSPRAPELIARVLRLHSELALNYAAIPLVLDLLARVDRLERRLVEITQVERTASR; from the coding sequence ATGAGCCAAGTGTATGCGCTCGCCTACCCGTGGCGCCTAAATCTCGAGACCGTCGCACGCAGCAGCGGCGTCCACCCCGACGTCGTCATGCGGTTTGTACAGCTGGATCTGCTCCGGCCGCTGGACGACGACGCCCCGGGCGGACCCTGGTTCAGCCCGCGGGCCCCGGAACTGATCGCGCGCGTCCTGCGGCTGCATTCCGAGCTGGCGCTGAACTATGCCGCTATCCCGCTGGTACTGGACCTGCTGGCGCGGGTGGACAGGCTTGAACGACGTTTGGTTGAAATCACGCAAGTGGAAAGGACTGCTTCGCGATGA
- a CDS encoding DnaJ C-terminal domain-containing protein translates to MAKDHYSALGVPRTAKPDEIQRAYRKLARKYHPDVNREPDAADKFKEIGEAYDTLSDPETRARYDRFGADFRQYAGSGAGPGGGGSRWGSGGPRPGPPPGPRPGRGPYGNAHVDMGGDVDWEDLLGGWFRQQAGGPAQGADHEAELWLTLEEAVRGGKRTVRLAQPDGETRNYDVDVPAGVLDGQRIRLAGEGAVGREGGPPGDLLLTVRIQPDSRYRLKGRDIYFDLPVTPSEAALGSKIKAKAPAGPVTITVPDGSSSGRRLRLRGQGMPNPRGLPGNLYAEIKIMAPPSLSKEERRLYEELASISNFNPREDR, encoded by the coding sequence GTGGCTAAGGATCACTATTCGGCTCTCGGCGTCCCGCGGACAGCGAAGCCCGACGAAATCCAGCGCGCCTATCGCAAATTGGCGCGAAAATACCATCCGGATGTCAACCGCGAGCCCGATGCCGCCGACAAGTTCAAGGAGATCGGTGAGGCCTACGACACCTTGTCGGATCCCGAAACCAGGGCCCGCTATGACCGTTTCGGCGCCGATTTCCGGCAGTACGCCGGCAGCGGCGCAGGCCCGGGGGGCGGCGGGAGCCGGTGGGGCTCCGGCGGACCGCGCCCCGGCCCCCCGCCCGGCCCGCGCCCGGGACGCGGCCCGTACGGCAATGCTCACGTCGACATGGGCGGCGACGTCGATTGGGAGGATCTGCTCGGCGGCTGGTTCCGGCAACAGGCAGGGGGGCCGGCCCAAGGGGCGGACCACGAAGCAGAGCTATGGCTGACCCTCGAGGAAGCTGTCCGTGGCGGAAAGCGCACCGTCAGGCTGGCACAGCCGGACGGGGAGACCCGCAATTATGACGTCGATGTGCCCGCCGGTGTGCTGGATGGGCAGCGTATCCGTCTTGCCGGGGAGGGCGCTGTGGGCCGCGAAGGGGGCCCACCCGGCGACCTCCTACTGACCGTGCGGATCCAGCCCGACTCCAGGTACCGGCTAAAAGGCCGGGACATCTACTTCGACCTCCCGGTGACGCCTTCGGAGGCCGCGCTCGGGTCCAAGATCAAGGCAAAGGCGCCAGCCGGACCGGTGACGATCACCGTGCCCGACGGTTCCTCCAGCGGCCGCAGGCTGCGGCTGCGGGGGCAGGGCATGCCGAACCCGCGGGGATTACCGGGGAACCTGTATGCGGAGATCAAGATCATGGCGCCCCCGAGTCTTAGCAAGGAGGAGCGCAGGCTGTACGAAGAGCTCGCCAGCATCTCCAACTTCAACCCGAGGGAGGATCGATGA
- a CDS encoding nucleotide exchange factor GrpE: MSDPAGPAGRAHPGSDEAEAAAPDERETEAAAQADALAKMEDQWRRALADNDNLRKRAVRDGTQLRAQERAAVSLAWLPVLDNLELALAHAPSAEDPLVEGIAAIRSQGIDTLARLGYPRIDAENVPFDPRIHEVVSVSETDEAPPGTVLTVLRPGYGGAETVLRPAAVVVSRAVTPDRG; the protein is encoded by the coding sequence ATGAGCGACCCGGCAGGGCCGGCTGGACGGGCCCATCCAGGAAGTGACGAGGCAGAGGCCGCGGCACCCGATGAAAGGGAAACCGAGGCGGCGGCACAAGCGGATGCGCTGGCCAAAATGGAGGACCAGTGGCGGCGCGCGTTGGCCGACAACGACAACCTGCGCAAGCGCGCCGTCCGCGACGGCACGCAACTAAGGGCACAGGAGCGCGCGGCGGTCTCGTTGGCGTGGCTACCCGTCTTGGACAACCTGGAACTGGCCTTGGCTCACGCCCCGTCCGCGGAGGATCCGCTCGTCGAAGGCATAGCCGCTATCCGATCCCAGGGCATCGATACCCTGGCCCGGTTGGGCTACCCGCGGATCGACGCCGAGAACGTCCCCTTCGACCCGCGGATTCACGAGGTGGTCAGCGTATCGGAAACAGACGAGGCTCCCCCCGGGACTGTGCTGACCGTATTGCGCCCGGGATACGGCGGCGCGGAAACCGTCCTCAGGCCAGCCGCCGTCGTTGTGAGCCGGGCGGTGACCCCGGACCGTGGCTAA